In one window of Haloprofundus halophilus DNA:
- a CDS encoding glutamate--tRNA ligase, with amino-acid sequence MDDDLRTRVQAEAEKHALFNAVKYESDADVGAVMGPLMGENPEFRPHGGEIPGVVGGVVAEVNGMDHAERRERLGELAPDLLDELDSEDEEDDRALSDLPNVDAYDEVRMRAAPNPNGPWHIGHARMPAVIGTYKEMYDGSFIVRFDDTDPETKRPDLDAYDAILDDIDYLGFEPDEVLRASDRLDVYYDHARRLIEKGGAYTCSCSGEAFSELKNSGEACPHRDKDPETTLREFEALVDGEYNSGEMVLRVKTDIEHKNPALRDFVAFRVIDTPHPREEAEEYRLWPMLDFQSGIDDHLTGVTHIIRGIDLQDSAKRQRFVYDYFDWEYPEVVHWGHVQIDEYGVKMSTSTIKRLIDEGELDGWDDPRAPTIKSLRRRGIRGEAIVESMVGLGTSTSNVDLAMSTVYANNRALVDDEAPRYFFVRDGVELPLSGGPDAGRPPIHPDHEERGRRTVPAGDAVLVEEGDLPNDGERVWLKGYGCVRFEGDALEYVGDDIDVVRDEGVDVVHWVPADENVSVTMRTMGGDVTGHAEPDFGDAAVDDVVQFERVGFVRVDSQGDGEAVTYFSHD; translated from the coding sequence ATGGACGACGACCTTCGGACTCGCGTGCAGGCGGAAGCCGAGAAGCACGCGCTGTTCAACGCAGTGAAGTACGAGAGCGACGCCGACGTCGGCGCGGTGATGGGCCCGCTCATGGGCGAGAATCCCGAGTTCCGCCCGCACGGCGGCGAGATACCCGGCGTCGTCGGCGGCGTCGTCGCCGAGGTCAACGGGATGGACCACGCCGAGCGCCGCGAGCGACTGGGCGAACTCGCACCCGACCTGCTTGACGAACTCGACAGCGAAGACGAGGAAGACGACCGAGCGCTCTCGGACCTCCCGAACGTCGACGCGTACGACGAGGTTCGGATGCGCGCCGCGCCGAACCCGAACGGCCCGTGGCACATCGGCCACGCGCGGATGCCCGCGGTCATCGGGACGTACAAGGAGATGTACGACGGCTCGTTCATCGTCCGCTTCGACGACACCGACCCCGAGACGAAGCGCCCCGACTTGGACGCCTACGACGCTATCTTGGACGACATCGACTACCTCGGCTTCGAACCGGACGAGGTGCTTCGGGCCTCCGACCGCCTCGACGTCTACTACGACCACGCCCGACGGCTCATCGAGAAGGGCGGCGCGTACACCTGCTCCTGCTCGGGGGAGGCGTTCTCGGAACTGAAGAACTCCGGCGAGGCGTGCCCGCACCGCGACAAGGACCCCGAGACGACGCTCCGGGAGTTCGAGGCGCTGGTCGACGGCGAGTACAACTCGGGCGAGATGGTTCTTCGCGTCAAGACCGACATCGAGCACAAGAACCCCGCGCTGCGCGACTTCGTCGCCTTCCGCGTCATCGACACGCCGCACCCCCGCGAGGAGGCCGAGGAGTATCGTCTCTGGCCGATGCTCGACTTCCAGTCCGGCATCGACGACCACCTGACGGGCGTCACCCACATCATCCGCGGCATCGACCTGCAGGACTCCGCGAAGCGCCAGCGATTCGTCTACGACTACTTCGACTGGGAGTACCCCGAAGTCGTCCACTGGGGCCACGTCCAGATCGACGAGTACGGCGTCAAGATGTCGACTTCGACCATCAAGCGCCTCATCGACGAGGGCGAACTCGACGGCTGGGACGACCCGCGCGCGCCGACCATCAAGAGCCTTCGACGGCGCGGCATCCGCGGGGAGGCCATCGTCGAATCGATGGTCGGTCTCGGCACCTCCACGAGCAACGTCGACCTCGCGATGAGCACCGTCTACGCGAACAACCGGGCGCTCGTCGACGACGAGGCGCCGCGGTACTTCTTCGTCCGCGACGGCGTCGAACTGCCGCTCTCCGGCGGCCCCGACGCCGGTCGACCGCCGATTCACCCCGACCACGAAGAGCGCGGCCGACGGACCGTCCCGGCCGGAGACGCGGTGCTCGTCGAAGAGGGCGACCTTCCGAACGACGGCGAGCGCGTCTGGCTGAAAGGCTACGGCTGCGTCCGCTTCGAGGGCGACGCGCTCGAATACGTCGGCGACGACATCGACGTCGTGCGCGACGAGGGCGTCGACGTGGTTCACTGGGTCCCGGCCGACGAGAACGTCTCGGTGACGATGCGGACGATGGGCGGCGACGTGACGGGTCACGCCGAACCCGACTTCGGCGACGCCGCCGTCGACGACGTGGTCCAGTTCGAGCGCGTCGGCTTCGTTCGCGTCGACTCGCAGGGTGACGGTGAGGCGGTGACGTACTTCAGCCACGACTAA
- the idsA3 gene encoding geranylfarnesyl diphosphate synthase, giving the protein MSSNATEERVLAAVGERRELVNEAIDEEVPMAEPQRLYEATRYLLEAGGKRLRPAVALLAAEALADVSPLSREYREFPALDGGDVDVMRAAVGLEVIQSFTLIHDDIMDDDDLRRGVPAVHAAYDTETAILAGDTLYSKAFELMTDTGAKPERGLEATRLLATTCTRICEGQALDVSFEHRNDILPDEYLEMIEYKTAVLYGAAASTPAVLMGADEDVVDALYQYGIDAGCAFQIQDDVLDLTVPSEELGKQRGSDLVEEKETLITLHARQHDVDIAALVDTESIDEVTEADIDAAVAELETVGSIKYAREMAEDLVEQSKERLSVLPDNEARGLLEDIADYLITRGY; this is encoded by the coding sequence ATGTCATCGAACGCGACAGAAGAGCGGGTACTGGCCGCCGTCGGCGAGCGACGCGAGCTCGTCAACGAGGCCATCGACGAGGAGGTGCCCATGGCCGAACCACAGCGCCTCTACGAAGCCACGCGTTACCTCTTGGAGGCGGGTGGCAAGCGTCTCCGTCCCGCTGTCGCGCTTTTGGCCGCCGAAGCGCTCGCGGACGTGTCGCCGCTGTCGAGGGAGTACCGCGAGTTCCCGGCGCTCGACGGAGGCGACGTCGACGTGATGCGCGCCGCCGTCGGTCTCGAAGTCATCCAGTCGTTCACGCTCATCCACGACGACATCATGGACGACGACGACCTACGCCGCGGCGTTCCGGCAGTACACGCGGCGTACGACACGGAGACGGCCATCCTCGCCGGCGACACGCTCTACTCGAAAGCGTTCGAACTCATGACGGACACGGGTGCCAAACCCGAGCGTGGTCTCGAAGCGACTCGACTGCTCGCGACGACCTGCACGCGAATCTGCGAAGGTCAGGCGCTCGACGTCTCCTTCGAGCACCGCAACGACATCCTCCCCGACGAGTATCTGGAGATGATCGAGTACAAGACGGCGGTACTGTACGGGGCGGCGGCGTCGACGCCCGCCGTGTTGATGGGTGCCGACGAGGACGTCGTCGACGCGCTCTACCAGTACGGCATCGACGCCGGCTGCGCGTTCCAGATACAGGACGACGTGTTGGACCTCACCGTCCCCTCCGAGGAGCTCGGTAAACAGCGAGGGTCGGACCTCGTCGAGGAGAAGGAGACGCTCATCACGCTGCACGCGCGCCAACACGACGTGGACATCGCCGCTCTCGTCGACACCGAGTCGATAGACGAGGTGACCGAGGCGGACATCGACGCGGCCGTCGCGGAACTCGAAACCGTGGGCAGCATCAAGTACGCCCGCGAGATGGCCGAAGACCTCGTCGAGCAGAGCAAAGAACGACTGTCGGTGCTGCCGGACAACGAGGCGCGAGGGCTCCTCGAAGACATCGCCGACTACCTCATCACGCGCGGCTACTGA
- a CDS encoding ribonuclease J, with product MEIEIATIGGYEEVGRQMTAVRAGNDVVVFDMGLNLSQVLIHDNVETEKMHSLDLIDMGAIPDDRVMSDLEGDVQAIVPTHGHLDHIGAISKLAHRYDAPVVASPFTIELVKQQVQGENKFNVNNDLVKMSAGETMSIGDSGQVELEFVNVTHSIIDAINPVIHTPEGAIVYGLDKRMDHTPVIGDPIDMKRFREIGREGNGVLAYIEDCTNAGRKGRTPSESVARRHLKDVMTSVEDYDGGIVATTFSSHIARVTSLVEFAKDIGRQPVLLGRSMEKYSGTAERLNFVDFPDDLGMYGHRKSVDRTFKRIMKEGKENFLPIVTGHQGEPRAMLTRMGRGETPYELEDGDKVIFSARVIPEPTNEGQRYQSEKLLKMQGARIYDDIHVSGHLREEGHYTMLDALQPQHVIPAHQNLKGFAPYVSLCESQGYTLGRDVHVTSNGNMIQLVQ from the coding sequence ATGGAAATCGAAATCGCAACCATCGGCGGCTACGAAGAAGTCGGTCGGCAGATGACTGCCGTCCGCGCCGGTAACGACGTCGTCGTCTTCGACATGGGTCTGAACCTCTCGCAGGTTCTCATCCACGACAACGTCGAGACCGAGAAGATGCACAGCCTGGACCTCATCGACATGGGGGCCATCCCGGACGACCGCGTGATGAGCGACCTCGAAGGAGACGTGCAGGCCATCGTGCCGACGCACGGCCACCTCGACCACATCGGCGCCATCTCGAAACTGGCCCACCGCTACGACGCGCCCGTCGTCGCCAGCCCGTTCACCATCGAACTGGTGAAACAGCAGGTCCAAGGCGAGAACAAGTTCAACGTCAACAACGACCTCGTGAAGATGAGCGCCGGCGAGACGATGTCCATCGGGGACTCCGGCCAGGTCGAACTCGAGTTCGTCAACGTCACCCACTCCATCATCGACGCCATCAACCCGGTCATCCACACGCCGGAGGGTGCCATCGTCTACGGTCTCGACAAGCGGATGGACCACACGCCGGTCATCGGCGACCCCATCGACATGAAGCGCTTCCGCGAGATCGGCCGCGAGGGCAACGGCGTCCTCGCGTACATCGAGGACTGCACGAACGCGGGTCGGAAGGGCCGCACGCCCTCCGAGTCCGTCGCTCGTCGCCACCTCAAAGACGTGATGACCTCCGTCGAGGACTACGACGGCGGCATCGTCGCCACGACGTTCTCCAGCCACATCGCTCGCGTCACGAGCCTCGTCGAGTTCGCCAAGGACATCGGCCGCCAGCCGGTTCTCCTCGGTCGCTCGATGGAGAAGTACTCCGGCACCGCGGAGCGCCTGAACTTCGTCGACTTCCCGGACGACCTCGGGATGTACGGTCACCGCAAGTCGGTCGACCGCACGTTCAAGCGCATCATGAAGGAGGGCAAGGAGAACTTCCTGCCCATCGTCACGGGTCACCAGGGCGAACCGCGCGCGATGCTCACCCGAATGGGCCGCGGCGAGACGCCGTACGAACTCGAAGACGGCGACAAGGTCATCTTCTCGGCCCGCGTCATCCCGGAGCCGACCAACGAGGGTCAGCGCTACCAGTCCGAGAAGCTCCTGAAGATGCAGGGCGCGCGCATCTACGACGACATCCACGTCTCGGGCCACCTCCGCGAGGAGGGCCACTACACGATGCTCGACGCGTTGCAGCCCCAGCACGTCATTCCGGCCCACCAGAACCTCAAAGGGTTCGCGCCGTACGTCAGCCTCTGTGAGTCGCAGGGCTACACGCTCGGCCGGGACGTGCACGTGACGAGCAACGGGAACATGATTCAGCTGGTCCAGTGA
- the priS gene encoding DNA primase small subunit PriS — MNRRTREYLRGRFGDYYRSADLTLPPAAERREWGHIPWTAGGTTMVRHQSLLDVGDLGGFLARESPRHVYFSAARYADPGANEMDEKEWQGADLVFDLDADHLPGVDPDAASYAEMLAECKEALLRLLSFLEDDFAFSELEIVFSGGRGYHVHVRDESVRELDSEARREIVDYVRAIDLDFDGLVTTRSERGTTRRVLRTEGGWGKRTHTALLSFVEELQSMDDADASERLQEFDGIGEGRAKTIIGALRRNPDAIRAGNVEAGGPGLRLLVETVAERVVADQTAPIDEPVTTDVRRLIRLPGSLHGGSSLVVTRLDREQVEGFEPLRDAVPDRFARRDIAVELDEPAVVEFGGETTKLSAGENTVTESVGVFLMTRGAAEKARE, encoded by the coding sequence ATGAACCGTCGGACACGAGAGTACCTCCGGGGCCGCTTCGGCGACTACTACCGGAGCGCGGACCTCACGCTGCCGCCGGCGGCCGAGCGGCGCGAGTGGGGTCACATCCCCTGGACCGCCGGCGGCACGACGATGGTCCGCCACCAGTCGCTGCTCGACGTCGGCGACCTGGGCGGCTTCCTCGCCCGCGAGTCGCCGCGGCACGTCTACTTCTCGGCGGCGCGCTACGCCGACCCCGGAGCCAACGAGATGGACGAGAAGGAGTGGCAGGGTGCGGACCTCGTGTTCGACCTCGACGCCGACCACCTGCCGGGCGTCGACCCCGACGCCGCGAGCTACGCGGAGATGCTCGCGGAGTGCAAGGAGGCGCTGCTTCGCCTCCTGTCGTTTCTCGAGGACGACTTCGCGTTCTCGGAGCTGGAGATCGTCTTCTCGGGCGGTCGCGGCTACCACGTCCACGTCCGCGACGAGTCGGTGCGCGAACTCGACAGCGAGGCACGGCGCGAGATTGTCGACTACGTGCGCGCCATCGACCTCGACTTCGACGGCCTCGTCACGACGCGCAGCGAGCGCGGGACGACCCGCCGCGTCCTCCGGACCGAAGGCGGGTGGGGGAAGCGAACCCACACGGCGCTGCTGTCGTTCGTCGAGGAGCTCCAGTCGATGGACGACGCGGACGCGAGCGAGCGCCTCCAGGAGTTCGACGGCATCGGCGAGGGACGCGCGAAGACGATTATCGGGGCGCTGCGGCGCAACCCCGACGCGATTCGAGCGGGCAACGTCGAGGCCGGCGGCCCCGGTCTCCGCCTGCTCGTCGAGACGGTCGCCGAGCGAGTCGTCGCCGACCAGACCGCCCCCATCGACGAACCGGTGACGACCGACGTGCGACGGCTCATCCGACTCCCCGGGAGCCTCCACGGCGGGTCGTCGCTCGTCGTGACGCGACTCGACCGCGAGCAGGTCGAAGGGTTCGAACCCCTCCGAGACGCCGTTCCCGACCGGTTCGCGCGGCGAGATATCGCGGTCGAACTGGACGAACCGGCAGTCGTCGAGTTCGGCGGGGAAACGACTAAGCTATCAGCGGGAGAGAATACAGTGACGGAGAGCGTCGGCGTCTTCCTGATGACGCGCGGGGCGGCGGAGAAAGCCAGAGAATGA
- the bcp gene encoding thioredoxin-dependent thiol peroxidase translates to MLSVGDDAPDFELPDQRGETVSLSDFSGDRVVLYFYPRADTPGCTTEACGFRDSIERFEERDIHVLGVSDDPVGDLKSFAEEYDLPFELLSDESGEVAAAYDSYGEKNMFGNTFDGVFRNTYVVGPDGTIERAYEGVSPEGHAEAILDDIDA, encoded by the coding sequence ATGCTCTCAGTCGGCGACGACGCCCCCGACTTCGAACTGCCCGACCAGCGCGGCGAGACGGTTTCGCTCTCCGATTTCTCGGGCGACCGAGTGGTGCTCTACTTCTACCCGCGGGCGGACACCCCCGGGTGCACGACCGAGGCCTGCGGCTTCCGCGACAGCATCGAGCGGTTCGAGGAGCGCGACATCCACGTCCTCGGCGTCAGCGACGACCCGGTGGGCGACCTGAAGTCGTTCGCCGAGGAGTACGACCTCCCGTTCGAACTGCTCTCCGACGAGTCCGGAGAGGTCGCCGCCGCCTACGACTCCTACGGCGAGAAGAACATGTTCGGCAACACCTTCGACGGCGTGTTCCGGAACACGTACGTCGTCGGTCCGGACGGAACCATCGAGCGAGCGTACGAAGGCGTCTCCCCCGAAGGCCACGCCGAGGCCATCCTCGACGACATCGACGCGTAG
- a CDS encoding DMT family transporter, whose translation MSRYRDVGLFFLLSALWGGSFVAIEVGLENLPPVLFAALRFDVAAVLLLGYAASRLDDPIPRTRGDVAAIAASAFLIVAANNALLFVGQTQTTGSIASIVYSLNPILTTAFAALLVGGVGLDSRGYVGVLLGLVGVVVVAGPDPSLLSGDLSGDALGVAIVFCAAVAVSLGSVLVRRADAQTPSVAVTAWSMALGAIVIHTGSLAAEGVPPVSFTPRTVLALLFLGVFASALAYSIYFDLLDRQGPFQANLVAYVVPVVATFLGWSLLNEQITAMTVGGFLLVFVGFALVKYETLTAELPKLRASLRSVVGLFR comes from the coding sequence GTGTCCCGATACCGAGACGTTGGGCTGTTCTTTCTCCTGTCGGCGCTGTGGGGCGGGTCGTTCGTCGCCATCGAAGTCGGGTTGGAGAACCTCCCGCCGGTGCTGTTCGCCGCGCTCCGTTTCGACGTCGCAGCGGTGTTGCTCCTCGGGTACGCCGCGTCTCGCCTCGACGACCCGATACCGCGGACCCGCGGCGACGTCGCCGCCATCGCCGCCAGCGCGTTTCTCATCGTCGCCGCCAACAACGCGCTGCTGTTCGTCGGGCAGACGCAGACGACCGGGAGCATCGCCTCTATCGTCTACAGCCTCAACCCGATTCTGACGACGGCGTTCGCGGCGCTGCTGGTCGGCGGCGTCGGCCTCGACTCGCGGGGGTACGTCGGCGTCCTCCTCGGCCTCGTCGGCGTCGTCGTCGTCGCCGGCCCGGACCCGTCGCTGCTCTCGGGCGACCTCTCCGGCGACGCGCTCGGCGTCGCCATCGTCTTCTGTGCGGCCGTCGCCGTCTCGCTCGGGAGCGTCCTCGTCCGCCGGGCGGACGCGCAGACGCCGAGCGTCGCGGTCACCGCGTGGTCGATGGCGCTCGGCGCTATCGTCATCCACACCGGCAGTCTCGCCGCCGAGGGCGTCCCCCCGGTGTCGTTTACGCCCCGAACCGTTCTCGCACTGCTGTTTCTCGGCGTGTTCGCCAGTGCGCTCGCGTACTCCATCTACTTCGACCTGCTCGACCGACAGGGTCCGTTTCAGGCGAACCTCGTCGCCTACGTCGTCCCCGTGGTGGCGACGTTTCTGGGGTGGTCGCTGTTGAACGAGCAAATCACGGCGATGACCGTCGGCGGCTTCCTGCTCGTCTTCGTCGGATTCGCGCTGGTGAAGTACGAGACGCTGACCGCGGAACTGCCGAAGCTACGCGCGAGCCTCCGGTCCGTCGTCGGCCTGTTCCGCTGA